One stretch of Anolis carolinensis isolate JA03-04 chromosome 3, rAnoCar3.1.pri, whole genome shotgun sequence DNA includes these proteins:
- the uspl1 gene encoding SUMO-specific isopeptidase USPL1 isoform X1, protein MENQKIGNGLQVTDIGTSALPMVGYLGKDCSPEASPDECCPSCKKKGLIWSLRTYRINFKESIFLCENPQCIYPLGFEPLSNIITPIDPKGYQSQETNRKRKFFITNPVTPSVEPHSKLSRTDNSIDDKQTLTPNLIPKCNGSHLFETPLGQPDVSEAHQPDIYNTAEPMEMQMALEMAATENLPGMSSLETQLLSGPESGSSLSQTLPQDKQPLPEQLWLQWRNVHALCWLDCILSALVHLETLKRLHSESIAESTCIFQRLFTKYNQAIALVNNCQRGEAISEIPSEGLSKAELHLNEIRNIIFVQLQPQLKCKLGEEESPVFAFPLLLCKDSKIENCFLHSFSWNFECLQCGHQVIDRCQKVLTTFTNIIPEWHPLNAVHIASCDNCNHKSQKRKMVLENVSSVLMMHFVEGLPHNNLTAYSFQFQNDFYQVKAVIQYQTSGRHFITWVLNSDETWLECDDLKGLYCRRHKSFTVPPEEIHIVIWERLAPQRTNDRDLELQSKESMNIPLLKEHPKSPLKNLNNKHLKNHSFISHCEDRLGTNINKAQTLEGNNQSNLLWGLENLADDDVITLTLVSVPLDSEGKPLEESHIEESLLANAGTPQLQDVGQVNMLPFTSEENISHNESILPEHRTVPLHQELPGNESNLFIMPTVLLSNSSNLQTALPVQEAEPEANLVPVKDSGLVNAKNEATKTKSNNTCQRAPNTLEKKRKITGHCHVPASSNSSQSPPKNGMKSANWVKTLLGRCPSVPKSASVFIKEETSSKKPTLSGRHALHFRGFETKFSRKLAKQDSPPTNLLPPSATSLSHPTIKKHAAVGSDGTVTNKSGSWVTLNKQIQPNQNCNENKKTISLKNGKLVVDQTQQLRFELLQQLKAKKEKLASLDKLAKSQVRKKRSKKTEKNQSQPGSQKEGDSLQRLLNDLQRQIDVEDSKSVNSPATTVSQCSSSSYDDILSELLSPATTVASLELPHEEECRYLEMGGGSPISSISNENPDEIIGHDHNYHTPEKQNGVEDQTDLLAVRSPLKKLEFGNPEKQDFLDDLFPSSMLNSIMADVEDLHNFDETLLTL, encoded by the exons ATGGAGAACCAGAAGATTGGAAATGGTTTGCAAGTGACTGATATAGGGACATCTGCACTCCCCATGGTGGGGTATTTGGGAAAA GACTGTAGTCCTGAAGCAAGTCCAGATGAATGCTGTCCATCTTGCAAGAAGAAGGGCCTGATATGGTCTTTGAGAACATATCGCATCAATTTTAAAGAATCTATTTTCCTATGTGAAAATCCACAG TGCATCTACCCTTtaggatttgaaccactgagcAACATTATTACTCCCATTGATCCAAAAGGTTATCAGTCTCAGGAAACCAACAGGAAAAGGAAGTTTTTCATCACAAACCCGGTGACACCTTCTGTTGAACCACATTCAAAATTGAGTAGGACTGATAACTCGATAGACGATAAGCAAACATTGACTCCTAATCTAATTCCCAAGTGCAATGGAAGTCATCTGTTTGAGACCCCCTTGGGGCAACCTGATGTTTCAGAAGCCCATCAGCCAGACATCTACAATACAGCTGAACCAATGGAGATGCAAATGGCCTTGGAAATGGCAGCTACAGAAAACTTACCTGGGATGTCTAGCTTGGAAACACAGCTTTTGTCGGGTCCTGAAAGTGGTTCATCACTGTCTCAGACTTTGCCTCAAGACAAACAGCCTCTGCCAGAACAATTGTGGCTTCAGTGGAGGAATGTGCACGCTCTCTGCTGGTTAGATTGTATTCTGTCAGCACTTGTGCATTTAGAAACACTGAAAAGGCTCCACAGTGAATCCATCGCAGAAAGTACATGTATATTCCAGAGACTGTTCACAAAATATAACCAAGCAATTGCACTAGTGAATAATTGTCAAAGAG GTGAAGCTATTTCAGAGATTCCTTCAGAGGGTCTGTCAAAAGCTGAATTGCATCTTAATGAAATCAGGAACATAATTTTTGTCCAGCTTCAGCCTCAACTTAAATGTAAATTGG GTGAGGAGGAAAGTCCGGTGTTTGCTTTTCCTTTACTTCTATGCAAAGACTCAAAAATAGAGAATTGCTTTCTCCACTCTTTTTCATGGAATTTTGAATGCTTACAGTGTGGCCATCAAGTCATTGACAG GTGTCAGAAGGTGTTGACAACATTTACAAATATAATTCCAGAATGGCACCCCCTAAATGCTGTTCATATTGCTTCTTGTGATAACTGTAATCACAaatctcaaaaaagaaaaatggtgtTGGAAAA TGTCTCCTCTGTACTTATGATGCATTTCGTTGAAGGTTTGCCACATAATAACTTGACAGCCTATTCATTTCAATTTCAAAATGATTTCTATCAAGTAAAAGCTGTTATTCAATACCAGACATCAGGAAGACACTTCATAACATGGGTCTTGAATTCTGATG AAACATGGCTTGAGTGTGATGACTTAAAGGGCTTGTACTGTAGAAGACATAAGAGCTTTACTGTTCCTCCAGAGGAGATTCACATTGTCATCTGGGAGAGGTTAGCACCACAAAGGACCAATGACAGAGATTTGGAGTTGCAAAGTAAAGAATCCATGAATATTCCCCTTTTAAAAGAACACCCAAAATCGCCATTGAAAAATCTTAACAACAAGCATCTTAAAAATCATTCTTTCATTAGTCATTGTGAGGATAGGCTGGGGACAAATATAAATAAGGCGCAAACCTTAGAGGGCAATAACCAAAGCAATTTGCTTTGGGGCTTGGAGAATCTGGCCGACGATGATGTCATAACATTGACCCTTGTAAGTGTCCCACTTGACTCAGAAGGTAAACCACTAGAAGAGAGCCATATAGAAGAGAGCCTGTTAGCCAATGCAGGAACACCACAGCTGCAAGATGTAGGTCAGGTTAATATGCTTCCATTTACTTCTGAAGAAAACATTTCTCATAATGAGAGCATTCTAcctgaacacaggactgttcccTTGCATCAAGAATTGCCAGGCAATGAAAGTAACCTATTTATTATGCCAACAGTTCTTCTAAGCAATAGCAGTAACTTACAAACAGCATTACCAGTTCAGGAGGCAGAACCTGAAGCCAACCTAGTTCCTGTTAAAGATAGTGGCTTGGTGAATGCCAAAAATGAAGCCACTAAAACAAAATCCAATAATACTTGCCAGAGAGCACCTAATACgttggagaagaaaagaaaaataacaggaCATTGCCATGTTCCTGCTTCAAGTAATTCCTCTCAGTCACCTCCTAAGAATGGAATGAAATCAGCCAATTGGGTAAAGACTTTGCTTGGAAGATGTCCTTCTGTGCCTAAAAGTGCCTCAGTTTTTATAAAAGAGGAAACGTCCTCTAAAAAGCCTACTTTATCTGGTAGGCATGCCCTTCACTTCCGTGGCTTCGAAACAAAGTTTTCAAGAAAATTGGCCAAGCAGGATTCCCCACCTACGAATCTGCTTCCACCTTCTGCCACTTCTCTTTCCCATCCCACTATTAAGAAGCATGCTGCTGTTGGAAGTGACGGAACTGTAACTAACAAATCAGGCTCTTGGGTAACTTTGAATAAACAAATTCAGCCCAATCAAAAttgcaatgaaaataaaaaaactataTCTCTCAAAAATGGCAAGTTGGTTGTTGATCAAACACAACAACTCCGTTTTGAACTTCTTCAACAGCTTAAAGCTAAAAAGGAAAAACTAGCTTCTCTAGACAAACTAGCAAAATCTCAAGTTAGAAAGAAAAGGTCTAAGAAAACAGAAAAGAACCAGTCACAACCTGGATCCCAGAAAGAAGGTGATTCCCTGCAGAGATTGTTAAATGATCTGCAACGCCAGATTGATGTTGAAGATAGTAAATCCGTGAATTCTCCAGCCACCACTGTGTCACAGTGCAGCAGTTCAAGTTACGATGACATTTTATCTGAGCTGCTCTCTCCAGCCACAACTGTTGCGTCCTTGGAGCTTCCGCATGAAGAAGAATGTAGATACCTGGAAATGGGGGGCGGCAGTCCAATTTCTTCCATATCGAATGAGAACCCTGATGAGATCATAGGTCATGACCACAACTATCACACTCCAGAAAAGCAAAATGGAGTTGAGGACCAGACAGACTTGTTAGCAGTCAGGTCACCTCTGAAGAAACTTGAATTTGGCAATCCTGAAAAACAAGATTTTCTGGATGATCTCTTTCCTAGTTCCATGTTAAATTCAATAATGGCTGATGTTGAAGACCTGCATAATTTTGACGAAACACTATTAACTTTGTAA
- the uspl1 gene encoding SUMO-specific isopeptidase USPL1 isoform X2, producing the protein MEMQMALEMAATENLPGMSSLETQLLSGPESGSSLSQTLPQDKQPLPEQLWLQWRNVHALCWLDCILSALVHLETLKRLHSESIAESTCIFQRLFTKYNQAIALVNNCQRGEAISEIPSEGLSKAELHLNEIRNIIFVQLQPQLKCKLGEEESPVFAFPLLLCKDSKIENCFLHSFSWNFECLQCGHQVIDRCQKVLTTFTNIIPEWHPLNAVHIASCDNCNHKSQKRKMVLENVSSVLMMHFVEGLPHNNLTAYSFQFQNDFYQVKAVIQYQTSGRHFITWVLNSDETWLECDDLKGLYCRRHKSFTVPPEEIHIVIWERLAPQRTNDRDLELQSKESMNIPLLKEHPKSPLKNLNNKHLKNHSFISHCEDRLGTNINKAQTLEGNNQSNLLWGLENLADDDVITLTLVSVPLDSEGKPLEESHIEESLLANAGTPQLQDVGQVNMLPFTSEENISHNESILPEHRTVPLHQELPGNESNLFIMPTVLLSNSSNLQTALPVQEAEPEANLVPVKDSGLVNAKNEATKTKSNNTCQRAPNTLEKKRKITGHCHVPASSNSSQSPPKNGMKSANWVKTLLGRCPSVPKSASVFIKEETSSKKPTLSGRHALHFRGFETKFSRKLAKQDSPPTNLLPPSATSLSHPTIKKHAAVGSDGTVTNKSGSWVTLNKQIQPNQNCNENKKTISLKNGKLVVDQTQQLRFELLQQLKAKKEKLASLDKLAKSQVRKKRSKKTEKNQSQPGSQKEGDSLQRLLNDLQRQIDVEDSKSVNSPATTVSQCSSSSYDDILSELLSPATTVASLELPHEEECRYLEMGGGSPISSISNENPDEIIGHDHNYHTPEKQNGVEDQTDLLAVRSPLKKLEFGNPEKQDFLDDLFPSSMLNSIMADVEDLHNFDETLLTL; encoded by the exons ATGGAGATGCAAATGGCCTTGGAAATGGCAGCTACAGAAAACTTACCTGGGATGTCTAGCTTGGAAACACAGCTTTTGTCGGGTCCTGAAAGTGGTTCATCACTGTCTCAGACTTTGCCTCAAGACAAACAGCCTCTGCCAGAACAATTGTGGCTTCAGTGGAGGAATGTGCACGCTCTCTGCTGGTTAGATTGTATTCTGTCAGCACTTGTGCATTTAGAAACACTGAAAAGGCTCCACAGTGAATCCATCGCAGAAAGTACATGTATATTCCAGAGACTGTTCACAAAATATAACCAAGCAATTGCACTAGTGAATAATTGTCAAAGAG GTGAAGCTATTTCAGAGATTCCTTCAGAGGGTCTGTCAAAAGCTGAATTGCATCTTAATGAAATCAGGAACATAATTTTTGTCCAGCTTCAGCCTCAACTTAAATGTAAATTGG GTGAGGAGGAAAGTCCGGTGTTTGCTTTTCCTTTACTTCTATGCAAAGACTCAAAAATAGAGAATTGCTTTCTCCACTCTTTTTCATGGAATTTTGAATGCTTACAGTGTGGCCATCAAGTCATTGACAG GTGTCAGAAGGTGTTGACAACATTTACAAATATAATTCCAGAATGGCACCCCCTAAATGCTGTTCATATTGCTTCTTGTGATAACTGTAATCACAaatctcaaaaaagaaaaatggtgtTGGAAAA TGTCTCCTCTGTACTTATGATGCATTTCGTTGAAGGTTTGCCACATAATAACTTGACAGCCTATTCATTTCAATTTCAAAATGATTTCTATCAAGTAAAAGCTGTTATTCAATACCAGACATCAGGAAGACACTTCATAACATGGGTCTTGAATTCTGATG AAACATGGCTTGAGTGTGATGACTTAAAGGGCTTGTACTGTAGAAGACATAAGAGCTTTACTGTTCCTCCAGAGGAGATTCACATTGTCATCTGGGAGAGGTTAGCACCACAAAGGACCAATGACAGAGATTTGGAGTTGCAAAGTAAAGAATCCATGAATATTCCCCTTTTAAAAGAACACCCAAAATCGCCATTGAAAAATCTTAACAACAAGCATCTTAAAAATCATTCTTTCATTAGTCATTGTGAGGATAGGCTGGGGACAAATATAAATAAGGCGCAAACCTTAGAGGGCAATAACCAAAGCAATTTGCTTTGGGGCTTGGAGAATCTGGCCGACGATGATGTCATAACATTGACCCTTGTAAGTGTCCCACTTGACTCAGAAGGTAAACCACTAGAAGAGAGCCATATAGAAGAGAGCCTGTTAGCCAATGCAGGAACACCACAGCTGCAAGATGTAGGTCAGGTTAATATGCTTCCATTTACTTCTGAAGAAAACATTTCTCATAATGAGAGCATTCTAcctgaacacaggactgttcccTTGCATCAAGAATTGCCAGGCAATGAAAGTAACCTATTTATTATGCCAACAGTTCTTCTAAGCAATAGCAGTAACTTACAAACAGCATTACCAGTTCAGGAGGCAGAACCTGAAGCCAACCTAGTTCCTGTTAAAGATAGTGGCTTGGTGAATGCCAAAAATGAAGCCACTAAAACAAAATCCAATAATACTTGCCAGAGAGCACCTAATACgttggagaagaaaagaaaaataacaggaCATTGCCATGTTCCTGCTTCAAGTAATTCCTCTCAGTCACCTCCTAAGAATGGAATGAAATCAGCCAATTGGGTAAAGACTTTGCTTGGAAGATGTCCTTCTGTGCCTAAAAGTGCCTCAGTTTTTATAAAAGAGGAAACGTCCTCTAAAAAGCCTACTTTATCTGGTAGGCATGCCCTTCACTTCCGTGGCTTCGAAACAAAGTTTTCAAGAAAATTGGCCAAGCAGGATTCCCCACCTACGAATCTGCTTCCACCTTCTGCCACTTCTCTTTCCCATCCCACTATTAAGAAGCATGCTGCTGTTGGAAGTGACGGAACTGTAACTAACAAATCAGGCTCTTGGGTAACTTTGAATAAACAAATTCAGCCCAATCAAAAttgcaatgaaaataaaaaaactataTCTCTCAAAAATGGCAAGTTGGTTGTTGATCAAACACAACAACTCCGTTTTGAACTTCTTCAACAGCTTAAAGCTAAAAAGGAAAAACTAGCTTCTCTAGACAAACTAGCAAAATCTCAAGTTAGAAAGAAAAGGTCTAAGAAAACAGAAAAGAACCAGTCACAACCTGGATCCCAGAAAGAAGGTGATTCCCTGCAGAGATTGTTAAATGATCTGCAACGCCAGATTGATGTTGAAGATAGTAAATCCGTGAATTCTCCAGCCACCACTGTGTCACAGTGCAGCAGTTCAAGTTACGATGACATTTTATCTGAGCTGCTCTCTCCAGCCACAACTGTTGCGTCCTTGGAGCTTCCGCATGAAGAAGAATGTAGATACCTGGAAATGGGGGGCGGCAGTCCAATTTCTTCCATATCGAATGAGAACCCTGATGAGATCATAGGTCATGACCACAACTATCACACTCCAGAAAAGCAAAATGGAGTTGAGGACCAGACAGACTTGTTAGCAGTCAGGTCACCTCTGAAGAAACTTGAATTTGGCAATCCTGAAAAACAAGATTTTCTGGATGATCTCTTTCCTAGTTCCATGTTAAATTCAATAATGGCTGATGTTGAAGACCTGCATAATTTTGACGAAACACTATTAACTTTGTAA